The nucleotide window AAATTCCGCAGGCCGCCATGCGCGTGGCCCTTGCGGAAAGCACGCCGCCCGGGTTCCGCTTTTCGCCGCCCGTCCGTCAAGCGCAAGGAAAGCAACAGAAAGGGAACCACCATGCCGACATCCAACCGACACCTTGCCCGGCGCCGCGCTGGCGGGCGCCTCAAGCCCCTGGCCGCCGCAGTGGCGCTGGCCGCCGCCTTCTGCGCCTTGCCCGGCCCCGCCGCCGCGCAGGCCCCGGCGGCCGCGAGCGACAGCATTCCGCCCGGCCCGCTGGCCGAGGCGCTCAACCGCTTCGCCCAGCAAAGCGGCACCGCGCTGGTGATCGACACGGCCAGGGTGCGCGGCCTGCAGTCGCCGGGGCTGCAGGGGCGCTACGGCGTGGAGGACGGCTTTGCCGCGCTGCTGCGCGGCACCGGGCTGGCGCTGGGCAAGACGGACGCGGGCTATGTGCTGGTGGCCGCGCCGCAAGGCGCCCAGGCGCCAGCGGCGGCCGGGGGCGGTGCGGCAACCGCCACGCTGCGCGAGGTGACGGTGACCGCGCAGGCCGAGCGCAGCGCCACCACGGAGGACACCGGCAGCTATGCGGCGCGAGGCGCAACCTTGTTCAAAGGCGCGCAATCGCCCAAGGACATTCCGCAGTCGGTCACGGTCATCACGCGCCAGCAGCTCGACGATCAAGGGCTGAACACCGTCACTGATGCATTGGCCCAATCCCCAGGCACCTATTTCCGCAAGCGTCCCAATGGCGGCAGCGACGTGTATCTGCGCGGTTTCTCGACGGACACGCTGCAATACGACGGCGTACCGCTCAAGCGGTATCACAGCTTCGGCAACGACTTGAGCGCCAGCTCCGTGTATCTGGATCGCATCGAGGTATTGCGCGGCGCACAAGGGCTGCTCGAAGGTGCGGGCAATCCGGCCGGCTCGGTCAACCTGGTGCGCAAGCGCGGCCTGGCCGAGCGCAAGGTCACCGTGGAAGGCCGTATGGGTTCCTGGGACACCTACGGCACCCGCGTGGACGCGGGCGGGCCGCTGAACGCGCAAGGCACGCTGCGCGGCCGTGCCGTGCTCGATTACGAGGACAAGAAGTCCTTCCTCGATACCGTATGGGATCGCAATTTGAATCTCTATGGGGCACTCGATCTGGACATCACACCGGACACCACGATGGGCCTGGGCGTTGCCCACGCGCGGCTCAAGGGCAACAGCACGCTGTACGGCGGCGTCCCCCGCTTTGAAGACGGGCAGGCCATTGCGCTGCCCCGCTCTGCCTATATCGGCGCGGGGTGGAATGAGGCGACCCGGCGCGAGACACAGCTTTTCTTCGACCTGTCGCACCGCTTCAATGCCGATTGGACGCTGAAGGCCAGCGCGGTGAGCCTGCGCGATGGCTACGACGCCACCACCGCCTACGAAAACGGAGAGGTCGCTACAGGGGGAGCGACAGTGGATGGCATCGGCTACGTCTACGACAACGCTTCAACGAACCGGGGCTTTGACGTCCATGTCGACGGCAGGTTGAATGCCCTCGGCATGGCGCACGAGGTGGTGCTCGGGGCCAACTACTCGAAGGTAAAACGCGATGACCGCTATACCCAATACTGGGTTCACGCGGTCTATGACGTGTACCAGCCCAACCATGATCCGCTTCGGTTCGCTGCGTTCAATCCATCCGAGATCTGGGATCAGAACTACGACGTCACGCAGAAAGGGGTCTATGGCCTGTGGCGCAGCCACCTGAGCGAGCGGGCAACGCTGATGGCCGGCGGGCGGGCAAGCTGGTATGACTACACAGGTCACGGCATCAGCCAGGTCGATGGCCATCAATCGTCGAGTGCCATGCAGGAAAGCGGCAACTTCACGCCCTATGGCGGCTTCGTCTATGCCTTGACGCCCCAATGGTCGGCCTATGCCAGCTATGCGGCCATCTTCAATCCGCAGAGCGCGACCGATGCCCGGCGGCAAGTGTTGCCGCCGATGACCGGCAAAGCCTACGAAGCAGGCGTCAAGGGCGAATTGCTGGATGGCGCATTGGACGTGTCGATGGCCGCTTTCCGCATCGACCAGAACAACCGGGCCGTTACCGACTACGGCTCGCCGAAGATCTGCGGGAGCGGCGGTGCCAGCTATTGCTCCAAGCCTGCGGGGAAGGTGCGCATCGAAGGATTCGAGATGGAGGCTCACGGTGAACTGGCGCGGGGCTTGCAGGTCAGCGGCGGCTATACCTACAGCCGCAACAAGTATGTGCAGGATGCGAACAGCGCCTTGATGGGCACGCCCTTTGACTATCTGATGCCCCGCCACCTGCTGCGCCTGTGGACTGGCTACCGCTTACCCGGCGACCTGAGCGCCTGGCATGTGGGCGGCGGCCTGGCCTACCG belongs to Acidovorax sp. YS12 and includes:
- a CDS encoding TonB-dependent siderophore receptor — translated: MPTSNRHLARRRAGGRLKPLAAAVALAAAFCALPGPAAAQAPAAASDSIPPGPLAEALNRFAQQSGTALVIDTARVRGLQSPGLQGRYGVEDGFAALLRGTGLALGKTDAGYVLVAAPQGAQAPAAAGGGAATATLREVTVTAQAERSATTEDTGSYAARGATLFKGAQSPKDIPQSVTVITRQQLDDQGLNTVTDALAQSPGTYFRKRPNGGSDVYLRGFSTDTLQYDGVPLKRYHSFGNDLSASSVYLDRIEVLRGAQGLLEGAGNPAGSVNLVRKRGLAERKVTVEGRMGSWDTYGTRVDAGGPLNAQGTLRGRAVLDYEDKKSFLDTVWDRNLNLYGALDLDITPDTTMGLGVAHARLKGNSTLYGGVPRFEDGQAIALPRSAYIGAGWNEATRRETQLFFDLSHRFNADWTLKASAVSLRDGYDATTAYENGEVATGGATVDGIGYVYDNASTNRGFDVHVDGRLNALGMAHEVVLGANYSKVKRDDRYTQYWVHAVYDVYQPNHDPLRFAAFNPSEIWDQNYDVTQKGVYGLWRSHLSERATLMAGGRASWYDYTGHGISQVDGHQSSSAMQESGNFTPYGGFVYALTPQWSAYASYAAIFNPQSATDARRQVLPPMTGKAYEAGVKGELLDGALDVSMAAFRIDQNNRAVTDYGSPKICGSGGASYCSKPAGKVRIEGFEMEAHGELARGLQVSGGYTYSRNKYVQDANSALMGTPFDYLMPRHLLRLWTGYRLPGDLSAWHVGGGLAYRSAQRTNSTTKPNPVQGGYTVWGARVAYQVSTAWSVALNIDNLFDKRYYGNIDSDYWSSYVGEPRKFLLTLRGSF